A region from the Thermoplasmata archaeon genome encodes:
- a CDS encoding pyruvoyl-dependent arginine decarboxylase, protein MELVPSKFFVTHSSAVSKTSDLNAFDKALIKAGIGEQNLVSVSSVIPIGAEEVEPCEMSMGAVTHCVLAQMRGTEGETIAAGIAYARRKDGKGGYVAEGHIHGSGESLREILSCKMEEMAEIRNLEFEEIHFAIEELKIPMDNYGCCVAALVFTEYR, encoded by the coding sequence ATGGAACTAGTGCCCAGTAAATTCTTCGTCACACACAGCTCCGCTGTGAGCAAGACATCGGATCTCAACGCCTTCGACAAGGCCCTGATCAAAGCCGGAATAGGGGAACAGAACCTCGTATCGGTATCCTCTGTCATCCCGATCGGTGCCGAGGAAGTCGAACCCTGCGAGATGTCGATGGGGGCGGTCACACACTGCGTACTGGCCCAGATGAGGGGTACTGAAGGCGAGACCATCGCCGCCGGAATCGCATACGCACGCCGCAAGGACGGCAAGGGAGGATATGTCGCAGAGGGGCACATCCACGGTTCGGGCGAATCCCTCAGAGAAATACTGTCCTGCAAGATGGAAGAGATGGCGGAGATCAGGAACCTGGAGTTCGAAGAGATCCATTTCGCCATTGAGGAACTCAAGATCCCTATGGACAATTACGGCTGCTGCGTCGCTGCCCTCGTGTTCACCGAATACAGGTGA